In Stieleria varia, one genomic interval encodes:
- a CDS encoding ABC transporter permease, with translation MYRWLLCFRYLKTRYIALASIISVTLGVATLIVVNAVMSGFSVEMHERLHGLASDIMIECHSSQGMPDPDAHLAEIRRVCGNDIEGASVSVSVPAMLGLEYNGQRINRHVNLIGLDPVTYDTVSDFGKYLLHPENKENVSFELHENGYAPDRPELAQSGWEHRRLWTKRQKENQAENERLQKLMTPSVPMAPPETLDGEMTADITAGPSFSPAMPGGFPGMDMEAEQQIFDPEKDQLPGIILGISTCSTRYRDADGNVVDHYYSRPGDDVRMMFPNAAQNPKVMDQKFTVVDLYESGMSEYDSTFAFVPLDKLQEYRGMIDPMTGVRSVTTIQLKLKPESDLNAVRDALRLRFPAELYAYNIQTWRDLQGPLLSAVRLETTILNILLFLIIAVAGFGILATFFMIVVEKTRDIGTLKALGASGRGVMSIFLSYGLLLGCVGSGAGLIGGVVFVKYINKVASVIEKITGQEVFDPTVYYFTEIPTIIDPFTLVWVMCGAVAIAAMASVLPALRAARMHPVRALRFE, from the coding sequence ATGTACCGCTGGTTGCTCTGCTTCCGCTACCTCAAGACACGTTATATCGCGCTAGCGTCGATCATCAGTGTCACGCTCGGTGTGGCGACATTGATCGTCGTCAACGCTGTGATGTCCGGTTTCAGTGTCGAAATGCACGAACGCCTCCACGGCTTGGCGTCGGACATCATGATCGAATGCCACAGCAGCCAAGGCATGCCGGATCCAGACGCACACTTGGCAGAGATTCGCCGTGTCTGCGGAAATGACATCGAAGGCGCCTCGGTCAGCGTCAGCGTGCCGGCCATGTTGGGCTTGGAATACAACGGTCAACGCATCAATCGGCACGTCAACCTGATCGGGCTCGACCCGGTCACCTACGACACCGTCAGCGATTTTGGCAAGTATCTGCTGCATCCGGAGAACAAAGAGAACGTCTCTTTTGAGCTTCATGAAAACGGTTACGCTCCCGATCGTCCCGAGCTGGCGCAATCCGGCTGGGAACATCGTCGGCTTTGGACGAAACGCCAGAAGGAGAATCAGGCGGAAAACGAGCGGCTGCAGAAACTAATGACGCCCAGTGTGCCGATGGCACCGCCGGAAACACTTGATGGTGAGATGACCGCAGACATCACAGCGGGGCCGAGTTTCTCACCGGCGATGCCCGGCGGATTTCCGGGCATGGACATGGAGGCGGAGCAACAAATCTTTGATCCCGAAAAAGACCAACTGCCGGGAATCATTTTGGGAATCAGCACCTGCAGCACGCGGTACCGTGATGCCGACGGCAATGTCGTGGATCACTACTACAGTCGTCCCGGCGACGATGTCCGCATGATGTTTCCCAACGCTGCCCAGAACCCCAAGGTGATGGACCAGAAATTCACCGTGGTCGATTTGTACGAATCGGGCATGAGCGAATACGACAGCACGTTCGCGTTCGTGCCGCTGGATAAACTGCAAGAGTACCGTGGCATGATCGACCCAATGACGGGCGTCCGCAGCGTCACGACGATTCAACTGAAACTCAAACCCGAGTCGGACTTGAACGCCGTCCGCGACGCCTTGCGACTCCGCTTCCCCGCCGAACTGTACGCCTACAACATTCAAACCTGGCGAGACTTGCAGGGGCCACTGCTTTCTGCCGTTCGTTTGGAGACCACAATTTTGAACATCCTGTTGTTCTTGATCATCGCGGTCGCCGGTTTCGGCATCCTCGCGACGTTCTTCATGATCGTGGTCGAAAAGACTCGCGACATCGGCACACTCAAGGCGCTCGGCGCATCGGGCCGTGGCGTGATGAGCATCTTCCTCAGCTACGGACTTTTGTTGGGATGCGTTGGCAGCGGAGCGGGGCTGATCGGTGGCGTCGTTTTCGTCAAGTACATCAACAAAGTCGCATCGGTGATCGAAAAGATCACCGGCCAAGAGGTCTTTGATCCGACGGTCTACTACTTCACCGAAATCCCCACCATCATCGACCCCTTCACCCTGGTCTGGGTGATGTGCGGTGCCGTCGCGATCGCCGCAATGGCTAGCGTCTTGCCCGCTCTGAGAGCCGCCCGCATGCACCCCGTCCGCGCATTACGTTTCGAATAA
- a CDS encoding ABC transporter ATP-binding protein: MHDHIVLKARGLTKSYHKDRIEVPVLRGIDLDVADGLVTALVGRSGSGKSTLMHLLATLDRPDTGEIFFRDFRIDNASRSHRDAYRNRDIGIIFQFYHLLPELSALENVLAPMMISRSFWGYLSTRKELRRRAEAMLDRVGLLHRAKHKPSEMSGGEMQRAAIARALMTDPGMLLADEPTGNLDTETGHEILSLLMELNRDDGLTILMITHDDAIAKGADVCLRMQDGQITDEVFVTAEQDSKPTMAIAG, translated from the coding sequence ATGCACGATCACATTGTTCTCAAAGCTCGCGGTCTGACCAAGAGTTACCACAAGGACCGTATCGAAGTCCCCGTCCTGCGAGGCATCGACTTGGATGTCGCCGACGGACTGGTCACCGCTTTGGTGGGCCGCTCGGGCAGTGGCAAGAGCACCCTGATGCACTTGTTGGCAACCTTGGATCGCCCCGACACGGGCGAGATCTTCTTTCGAGATTTTCGCATCGACAATGCGTCTCGATCACATCGTGATGCGTACCGCAATCGTGACATCGGGATCATCTTTCAGTTCTACCACTTGCTGCCTGAACTCAGCGCTCTGGAAAACGTGCTGGCGCCGATGATGATCAGCCGCAGTTTCTGGGGCTATTTGTCGACCCGCAAAGAACTGCGGCGACGAGCCGAAGCCATGTTGGATCGCGTCGGTCTGTTGCACCGAGCCAAACACAAACCGAGTGAAATGAGCGGCGGTGAAATGCAACGCGCCGCGATCGCGCGGGCCTTGATGACCGATCCTGGAATGCTGCTCGCCGATGAACCGACAGGCAACCTGGATACCGAAACCGGCCACGAAATCCTGAGCCTATTGATGGAACTCAATCGCGACGACGGATTGACGATCCTGATGATCACGCACGACGACGCGATCGCCAAAGGTGCCGATGTGTGCTTGCGAATGCAAGACGGCCAGATCACGGATGAAGTGTTTGTCACCGCGGAGCAAGACAGCAAGCCAACCATGGCCATCGCCGGATAG
- a CDS encoding leucine-rich repeat domain-containing protein — protein sequence MLARFLPSLLVVCSVCFITLMGGCKQKSPAPTQPADQVENSKPGDSAAVANAPAAKPAADDPDAIAALEEAGIMLTKDSNGTVVGVVVAGDGDKSDAYQHFAGIPNVTEARFSGPSVDDKGLEAITTWTKLKKLDFSDSAITNAAMDHVAKLTGLQVLMLRRSAITREGLEKLAPLKKLRMIDLRNTNVGDEAMPALAKLTSLVDVQLEKSKITDEGVAHLSNLPLTSFNANKCTSLTNKTLEVLGSIPTLKQFQLDDAGISDEGMKALKGLKNLERVRIRATDITGEGIANLAGMPKLSRLELRETSLDDAGLAVIAALPSLSYLDMAECRLVSAEAFKKLKDSTSLTYLGFWETKLNDEALNELGALVNLTELDLKATAVTDESIDTLMKFTKLQTLNVASTQLTDESFLKLASLPELKLINVANTSIGNDVLDEMFDKYENLTVKEFEN from the coding sequence ATGCTCGCCCGTTTCTTGCCGTCACTATTGGTCGTTTGTTCCGTCTGTTTCATTACCTTGATGGGCGGTTGCAAACAAAAATCTCCTGCTCCGACGCAACCAGCAGATCAAGTCGAAAACTCGAAGCCGGGCGATTCAGCGGCAGTGGCAAACGCACCCGCTGCCAAACCGGCGGCGGATGACCCCGACGCGATCGCGGCACTGGAAGAAGCCGGAATCATGTTGACCAAGGACAGCAATGGGACCGTGGTCGGTGTCGTCGTGGCCGGCGACGGTGATAAATCGGACGCGTACCAACACTTCGCGGGCATCCCAAATGTCACGGAAGCTCGCTTCTCGGGCCCGAGTGTCGACGACAAAGGCCTGGAAGCGATCACGACGTGGACGAAACTCAAGAAACTTGATTTTTCGGACTCCGCGATCACCAATGCTGCGATGGATCACGTCGCCAAGTTGACCGGGTTGCAAGTCCTGATGCTTCGTCGCTCCGCTATCACCCGAGAAGGGTTGGAGAAGCTGGCGCCACTGAAAAAGCTTCGCATGATCGATTTGCGAAACACCAACGTCGGCGACGAAGCGATGCCGGCGCTGGCCAAGTTGACTTCGTTGGTCGACGTGCAATTGGAAAAATCAAAGATCACCGACGAAGGCGTGGCGCATTTGAGCAATTTGCCCCTGACCTCTTTCAATGCCAACAAATGCACTTCGTTGACCAACAAGACGCTGGAAGTGCTCGGCAGCATTCCCACGCTGAAACAATTTCAACTTGACGATGCGGGGATCAGCGACGAAGGCATGAAGGCTCTCAAGGGGCTCAAGAATCTGGAACGCGTCCGCATCCGTGCGACCGACATCACCGGTGAGGGCATCGCCAATCTGGCGGGTATGCCCAAGCTGTCGCGTTTGGAGCTTCGTGAGACTTCGCTGGACGACGCCGGATTGGCAGTCATCGCAGCCCTGCCGAGTTTGAGCTATCTCGACATGGCGGAGTGCCGCTTGGTCAGCGCCGAGGCCTTCAAGAAACTCAAAGACTCCACCAGCCTGACTTACCTCGGGTTCTGGGAAACCAAACTGAACGACGAAGCACTCAATGAGTTGGGTGCCCTGGTCAACTTGACAGAGTTAGACCTCAAAGCCACCGCGGTGACGGATGAATCCATCGATACGTTGATGAAGTTCACCAAGCTGCAAACGCTCAATGTCGCCAGCACGCAATTGACCGACGAGAGCTTCTTGAAACTGGCCAGCTTGCCCGAACTGAAACTCATCAACGTTGCCAACACATCGATCGGTAACGACGTGCTGGACGAAATGTTCGATAAATACGAGAACTTGACCGTCAAAGAGTTTGAGAACTGA
- a CDS encoding Gfo/Idh/MocA family protein, protein MANKSTRRRFIGQTAALGVAGVGYWAGTSPVLKAQESALQGLSAACIGVGGKGGSDTSHIAEQGVNIVGLCDVDGGSLQKKGREFTSAEQFNDFREMLDKIGEKVDIVTVSTPDHNHAAAAIRAMRMKKHIYCQKPLTWSIREARMMRETAEEMGVITQMGNQGTSEDGLRTAVEVIQSGAIGDVAEVHVWSNRPIWPQGKGRPAGSDPVPEDLNWDAWIGPAPMRPFKKGEYHAFNWRGWADFGTGALGDMACHTTNMPVMALKLWDPVAVTAVKNPGIFEGETYPASSALLFEFPEREGLCACKFYWYDGGELPSSELISQLPRRQRQALEEQLKGTSQNKQSGALVVGSKGMVFSPDDYGAKFYLLPEDKFVDYKEPEQTLPRIPAKLSGDQRQKWEFVSTVKGEYEPGTMSNFGYAGRLTETILVGNLALRAGEGQRIEWDAKTLTSANVPAVNEFVQREYRKGWEI, encoded by the coding sequence ATGGCAAATAAATCTACTCGTCGTCGTTTCATCGGCCAAACCGCCGCGTTGGGCGTTGCCGGTGTCGGCTATTGGGCGGGAACCAGCCCGGTATTGAAGGCTCAAGAGTCGGCATTGCAAGGCCTCAGCGCTGCATGCATCGGTGTCGGCGGCAAGGGTGGCAGCGATACCAGCCACATCGCAGAACAAGGCGTGAACATCGTCGGACTCTGTGACGTCGACGGCGGCTCATTGCAAAAGAAAGGTCGCGAGTTCACTTCGGCTGAGCAGTTCAATGATTTCCGCGAGATGCTCGACAAGATCGGTGAGAAAGTCGACATCGTCACCGTCAGCACGCCTGACCATAACCACGCCGCAGCAGCCATTCGCGCGATGCGGATGAAGAAACACATCTACTGTCAAAAACCACTGACGTGGTCGATCCGTGAAGCACGGATGATGCGTGAAACGGCTGAGGAGATGGGCGTCATCACTCAGATGGGCAACCAAGGAACCAGCGAAGACGGATTGCGAACGGCTGTCGAAGTCATCCAGAGCGGTGCGATCGGTGATGTCGCCGAAGTTCACGTTTGGTCCAACCGTCCCATTTGGCCACAAGGTAAGGGACGCCCCGCAGGCAGCGATCCGGTACCAGAAGATTTGAACTGGGATGCATGGATCGGCCCCGCCCCGATGCGTCCCTTCAAAAAGGGTGAGTACCACGCATTCAATTGGCGCGGTTGGGCCGACTTCGGAACGGGAGCTCTCGGTGACATGGCGTGCCACACAACCAACATGCCCGTCATGGCGTTGAAACTGTGGGACCCGGTCGCCGTCACCGCCGTCAAGAACCCCGGCATCTTCGAAGGCGAAACGTATCCGGCCAGCAGCGCCCTGTTGTTCGAGTTCCCCGAACGCGAAGGCTTGTGCGCCTGCAAGTTCTACTGGTACGACGGAGGCGAATTGCCCAGCAGCGAACTCATCAGCCAGTTGCCCCGCCGTCAGCGTCAAGCTCTGGAGGAGCAACTCAAAGGCACCTCGCAGAACAAACAAAGCGGCGCGTTGGTCGTCGGCAGCAAGGGCATGGTGTTCTCGCCCGATGATTACGGTGCCAAGTTCTACTTGTTGCCCGAAGACAAGTTCGTCGACTACAAAGAACCCGAGCAAACGCTGCCTCGGATCCCCGCCAAACTTTCGGGCGACCAACGCCAAAAGTGGGAATTCGTCAGCACCGTCAAAGGCGAGTACGAGCCGGGCACCATGTCCAACTTCGGCTACGCAGGCCGCCTGACCGAAACCATCCTGGTCGGCAACTTGGCGTTGCGTGCAGGCGAAGGACAACGCATCGAGTGGGATGCAAAGACACTGACCAGTGCCAACGTCCCCGCCGTCAACGAGTTCGTGCAACGCGAGTACCGTAAAGGCTGGGAAATCTGA
- a CDS encoding sigma-70 family RNA polymerase sigma factor: protein MSDNMDTDNPILPRIAAGDEYAVSECLEQFGGLVWSLAKRMCPADAEDATQEIFIEIWQKASTFDPSRCSEAGFIGMIARRRLIDRLRRLGRNHVTSASDEIIEVASLENVDRVELADEAAKAVDCMEKLSERQQEILTLSIHHGVSQAQISGRLGIPLGTVKSYGRRALIQLRDCMRRPAAQVEGGV from the coding sequence ATGAGTGACAACATGGATACAGACAATCCGATCTTGCCTCGGATCGCCGCGGGGGATGAGTACGCCGTCAGCGAATGCTTGGAACAGTTCGGCGGCCTGGTCTGGTCGCTCGCTAAACGGATGTGCCCGGCCGACGCGGAGGATGCGACGCAGGAGATATTCATTGAAATCTGGCAAAAGGCTTCCACGTTCGACCCGTCGCGTTGCAGCGAAGCAGGTTTCATTGGGATGATTGCCCGTCGACGGCTGATCGATCGGCTTCGACGCCTGGGACGAAACCATGTGACCTCGGCGTCGGATGAGATCATCGAGGTCGCGTCGCTGGAGAACGTTGATCGAGTGGAGCTTGCCGACGAAGCAGCCAAGGCGGTCGACTGTATGGAAAAATTATCAGAGCGACAGCAAGAAATATTGACGCTTTCGATTCATCACGGAGTCTCACAGGCTCAGATTTCAGGCCGATTGGGTATCCCACTTGGCACAGTGAAATCATATGGCAGACGTGCGTTGATTCAACTGCGTGACTGCATGCGTCGTCCTGCCGCCCAGGTCGAAGGAGGTGTGTGA
- a CDS encoding anti-sigma factor — translation MSDTLNPLNPDQLELIAGHVLDDLSDTEKQQIGEIWNDAVEAESDSLHLTAASIQMIFDNPPEMPDDLRRIILTDAQAFFAEQRVSPAEHGGETPAATLALPTPKVLRREWVAWLAAAAAILLAVGSWIGNRPSQVTDAVGLRRALVAEASDLIEVAWSPGKTPFPRPVQGDVVWSNEAQEGYMRFVDMPVNDPTQRQYQLWIIDPARDDEPIDGGVFDISSTGELVIPIHAKLKVLQPVAFAITIEKPGGVVVSTQDDLPLLAAVPSTEA, via the coding sequence ATGAGCGATACGCTAAACCCATTGAATCCAGATCAACTTGAACTCATCGCCGGTCATGTGCTGGATGATCTTTCCGACACCGAAAAGCAGCAGATTGGCGAGATCTGGAATGATGCCGTCGAAGCCGAGTCTGACAGCCTGCACCTCACGGCCGCGAGCATTCAAATGATTTTTGACAATCCGCCCGAGATGCCGGACGATCTCAGACGCATCATCTTGACCGATGCGCAGGCATTTTTTGCGGAACAGAGAGTGTCGCCAGCGGAGCATGGAGGCGAAACACCCGCTGCCACACTGGCCCTCCCAACGCCGAAGGTGTTGCGTCGTGAGTGGGTTGCATGGCTGGCTGCTGCAGCGGCGATTCTGCTGGCCGTCGGCAGCTGGATCGGCAATCGCCCCTCCCAAGTCACCGATGCTGTTGGTCTACGTCGTGCGCTAGTGGCCGAGGCATCGGATCTGATTGAAGTCGCTTGGTCTCCCGGAAAAACTCCGTTTCCAAGACCCGTTCAAGGCGACGTCGTCTGGAGCAACGAGGCTCAGGAGGGCTACATGCGGTTTGTCGACATGCCAGTCAATGATCCGACCCAGCGTCAGTACCAGCTTTGGATCATCGATCCGGCGAGGGACGATGAACCGATCGATGGCGGCGTGTTCGATATTTCCTCCACGGGTGAACTTGTGATTCCGATTCACGCGAAGCTGAAAGTGTTGCAGCCGGTGGCGTTTGCCATCACTATCGAAAAGCCTGGCGGGGTCGTGGTTTCAACGCAAGACGACCTGCCGCTGCTTGCGGCGGTTCCATCCACCGAAGCGTGA
- a CDS encoding nucleoside hydrolase gives MRCLLALSLCFFVCLHVIAQDGSAPVPLIFDTDIGNDCDDVLALGMIHALQSRGECELLAVTTTKDHELAAPFVDCVNTFYGRGGIPIGVCRSGVTPEPGKFNVLAEAMDNGKLRYPHDLMSGKDAPDAVALLRDVLAGADDGSVVICQVGFSTNLANLLTSPADKHSPLAGTDLVKQKVRLLSIMAGAFTQIENDKGELYDHKEYNVVKDLPAATKLCEKWPTPIVWSGFEIGRNLRYPHQSILSDYRYVKHHPLPEAYTLYIPPPHDRPTWDLTSVLYAVRPEAGYFDLSADGNVSVGADGLTTFNAMPGGRDRHLIIREDQKPRVVEALTLLSSQPPTSGD, from the coding sequence ATGAGATGCCTTCTCGCTTTGTCGCTTTGTTTTTTCGTTTGCCTGCACGTGATCGCGCAAGACGGCTCGGCACCTGTGCCGTTGATTTTCGACACCGACATCGGCAATGATTGCGATGACGTCTTGGCTTTGGGGATGATTCACGCCCTGCAATCTCGCGGCGAGTGCGAACTCTTGGCGGTGACGACGACCAAGGATCACGAACTGGCCGCGCCGTTCGTCGATTGCGTCAACACGTTTTATGGTCGTGGCGGAATCCCGATCGGCGTGTGCCGCAGCGGCGTGACTCCTGAACCTGGTAAGTTCAATGTGTTGGCCGAAGCAATGGATAATGGCAAGCTGCGTTATCCGCACGATCTGATGTCGGGCAAAGACGCCCCCGACGCGGTCGCTCTGCTTCGCGATGTGCTGGCAGGTGCGGACGATGGATCCGTCGTCATCTGCCAAGTCGGCTTTTCAACGAACCTTGCCAACTTGTTGACTTCACCAGCCGACAAACACAGCCCGTTGGCCGGGACGGATTTGGTCAAGCAAAAGGTTCGGCTGTTGTCGATCATGGCCGGTGCGTTCACGCAAATCGAGAACGACAAAGGAGAGTTGTACGACCACAAAGAGTACAACGTGGTGAAGGACTTGCCGGCGGCGACGAAGCTCTGCGAAAAATGGCCGACGCCGATCGTTTGGAGTGGTTTTGAAATCGGCCGCAACTTGCGGTATCCACACCAAAGCATTTTATCCGACTACCGTTACGTCAAGCATCACCCGCTGCCGGAAGCCTACACGCTGTACATTCCGCCGCCGCACGATCGCCCGACTTGGGATTTGACCTCGGTGCTCTATGCGGTTCGTCCCGAAGCGGGATACTTTGACCTCTCTGCTGACGGCAACGTCTCTGTGGGAGCGGACGGCCTGACGACATTCAACGCCATGCCGGGAGGTCGCGATCGCCACCTGATCATCCGCGAAGATCAAAAGCCGCGAGTGGTCGAAGCCCTGACACTGTTGTCGAGTCAACCGCCAACTTCAGGCGATTGA
- a CDS encoding serine/threonine-protein kinase produces the protein MNQDSRDKSFVESIDPDGVADLDAVTIAPMSAPIERAAAENDSKLALPERGTVIDQYEIVGEVARGAMGVVFRAKHAALGRDVAIKMMLAGDDVSAEYRERFANEARAAAALDHPGIVPVFSVGQWHQRPYFAMALVDGESLAERLRDGPLTSAEAARIAKELTDAIGHAHEHQIIHRDLKPANILIDRTHSVRVTDFGVSKLIGGGSEVTQQGELIGTPHYMPPEQAGGSTQSIGPAADVYSIGAVLYAMVTGRPPFQAASPVDVVMQVISREPVPPSALNASVPADLEVITLKCLSKSVADRYASADELSEDLRRFIAGEPILAKPPGWIRQARMMLRTHVLFASVSGSAAMLLVLMTAAVLVALFRARNDVLELQDQLDRATLLLTTERRLTSKYISASTDRPNELAEFEINRLATSASGLQDSKPELSIQLALAAIDLAGQRGLAPPAEMIDLLRERLRAGFSGAASSDANSDTNPTTAAPSDSLPETTDELVQMAKQRWGTPLSETERQLYGIQYLAPEED, from the coding sequence TTGAATCAGGACTCACGTGACAAAAGCTTCGTAGAATCCATAGACCCCGACGGCGTCGCCGATTTGGATGCGGTCACCATTGCGCCAATGTCAGCGCCGATCGAGCGAGCCGCTGCTGAGAATGACTCGAAGTTGGCGTTGCCCGAGCGTGGCACGGTGATCGACCAGTACGAGATCGTGGGTGAAGTTGCTCGGGGCGCGATGGGGGTGGTGTTTCGAGCCAAGCACGCCGCTTTGGGACGCGATGTCGCGATCAAGATGATGCTGGCGGGGGACGACGTCAGCGCCGAGTATCGTGAACGCTTTGCCAACGAAGCTCGTGCGGCTGCGGCATTGGACCACCCCGGGATCGTGCCGGTTTTCAGCGTCGGGCAATGGCATCAGCGTCCGTACTTTGCCATGGCGCTCGTGGACGGAGAAAGTTTGGCGGAGCGGTTGCGTGACGGTCCCTTGACGTCCGCCGAAGCCGCACGGATTGCCAAGGAATTGACCGATGCAATCGGGCACGCACACGAACATCAGATCATTCATCGCGATCTGAAACCGGCGAACATATTGATCGATCGCACCCACTCCGTTCGCGTGACCGACTTTGGCGTCAGCAAGTTGATCGGCGGTGGCAGTGAAGTCACCCAGCAGGGCGAACTGATCGGCACACCGCACTACATGCCGCCCGAGCAGGCTGGTGGTTCGACGCAGTCGATCGGTCCCGCAGCGGACGTGTATTCCATCGGAGCCGTGCTGTATGCAATGGTGACGGGACGCCCGCCCTTTCAAGCGGCTTCGCCCGTCGACGTGGTGATGCAAGTGATCTCGCGCGAGCCGGTGCCACCGTCAGCCCTCAACGCCAGCGTGCCAGCGGATTTGGAAGTGATCACGTTGAAATGTTTGAGCAAAAGCGTGGCGGATCGCTACGCGTCGGCGGACGAACTGTCCGAAGATCTGCGTCGATTCATCGCCGGCGAGCCGATCTTGGCAAAACCGCCCGGATGGATACGTCAAGCGCGAATGATGTTGAGAACACACGTGCTGTTCGCCAGCGTCTCGGGCAGCGCAGCGATGCTGCTGGTGCTGATGACGGCCGCCGTCTTGGTCGCTTTGTTTCGTGCTCGAAACGATGTCCTGGAACTACAGGACCAACTGGACAGAGCGACCCTTCTGTTGACGACCGAACGCAGACTGACGTCTAAATACATTTCCGCATCAACGGATCGACCCAATGAGCTGGCCGAATTTGAGATCAATCGTCTGGCGACCTCGGCGAGTGGACTACAAGACTCCAAACCGGAGTTGTCGATTCAACTGGCACTGGCTGCCATCGATCTGGCCGGCCAACGCGGCCTTGCACCGCCGGCGGAGATGATTGATCTGCTCAGAGAACGCCTCCGCGCTGGATTCTCTGGAGCGGCTTCGTCGGATGCGAACTCGGACACAAACCCAACGACAGCGGCTCCCTCCGATTCGCTGCCAGAGACAACCGATGAACTGGTGCAAATGGCAAAACAACGGTGGGGCACGCCGCTGAGTGAAACGGAACGTCAACTTTATGGGATCCAGTATCTGGCTCCTGAGGAAGACTGA
- a CDS encoding aldehyde dehydrogenase family protein has product MSNWQRREFFMQRVGHWINGTLRPATQSSSFEVRNPLDDSVYAIAARGDLSDVADAAGSASEFAAEYARSTPSDREQWLITAAGLLQQRADAFSEVLIDEIGSSISKARMEIGIAVRNLTATAAMARQVGGKIYPTDGIGRWSLGFRKPIGVVAGITPFNVPLIKGVKHSSMALATGNPFVWLPSDQAPVTASMLTQLYCDAGVPPNALQLVLGHGVEIGDALVTDPRVAAVGFTGSHRVGRHVQRLCGENGKRVTLELGGINPLVVWEDANMEAAVKAALLGGFLYQGQICMASSRVIVHRSRHDEFVKRLCGAARGLPMGDLRDPTTVIGPIISEKQRQRIRELVADATQKGARIFCGGRWHENKLEPTVLCGVTDDMRLHAEEVFGPVVTVSAADDFSDALSQANATPFGLVASVFTENLDLAMRFADQIDAGMVHINAMTIQQEPQVPFGGNGESGFGREGLETGLDDMTQWKWVTLGPSNP; this is encoded by the coding sequence ATGAGCAACTGGCAACGCAGAGAATTCTTTATGCAACGCGTCGGACACTGGATCAACGGTACGCTGCGCCCCGCGACGCAGAGCAGTTCGTTTGAGGTTCGCAATCCGCTGGATGACAGTGTCTATGCAATCGCTGCTCGTGGCGATCTGTCGGATGTCGCCGACGCCGCTGGATCCGCCAGCGAGTTTGCAGCCGAATATGCGAGATCAACGCCCAGCGATCGCGAGCAATGGTTGATCACGGCAGCCGGGCTGCTGCAGCAACGTGCCGACGCATTCAGCGAAGTGCTGATTGACGAGATCGGCTCCTCGATTTCCAAGGCACGAATGGAGATCGGAATTGCGGTGCGAAACCTGACGGCGACGGCCGCGATGGCTCGCCAAGTCGGCGGCAAGATTTATCCGACCGACGGCATCGGCCGCTGGAGTCTTGGATTTCGAAAACCGATCGGCGTTGTCGCGGGCATCACCCCCTTTAACGTTCCCCTGATCAAAGGGGTCAAACACAGCAGCATGGCGTTGGCCACCGGCAACCCCTTTGTCTGGTTGCCGTCGGACCAGGCTCCGGTCACAGCCAGCATGTTGACTCAGTTGTATTGCGATGCCGGAGTGCCGCCCAACGCATTGCAGTTGGTGTTGGGGCACGGAGTGGAGATCGGCGATGCGTTGGTCACCGATCCGCGTGTTGCCGCCGTCGGCTTCACCGGCTCCCACCGTGTCGGACGTCATGTTCAGCGTCTCTGTGGCGAGAACGGCAAACGCGTGACGTTGGAACTGGGGGGAATCAATCCGTTGGTGGTCTGGGAAGATGCCAACATGGAGGCGGCCGTGAAAGCCGCACTGTTGGGTGGATTCTTATACCAGGGCCAGATCTGCATGGCGTCCAGCCGCGTGATCGTCCACCGCAGTCGGCACGACGAGTTTGTGAAGCGGCTCTGTGGGGCCGCCCGAGGGTTGCCGATGGGTGATTTGCGAGATCCGACGACGGTGATCGGGCCGATCATTTCGGAAAAACAACGCCAGCGGATTCGGGAATTGGTCGCTGATGCAACACAAAAAGGGGCCAGAATCTTCTGCGGTGGCCGTTGGCACGAAAATAAACTCGAACCTACCGTGCTGTGCGGTGTCACTGATGACATGCGTCTGCATGCCGAAGAAGTATTCGGCCCTGTCGTGACGGTCTCTGCCGCCGACGATTTTTCCGACGCGCTCTCCCAAGCCAACGCGACTCCGTTCGGGCTGGTCGCCTCGGTTTTTACCGAGAATCTGGATTTGGCCATGCGTTTCGCGGACCAAATCGACGCGGGGATGGTCCACATCAACGCGATGACGATCCAACAAGAACCCCAGGTTCCCTTCGGCGGAAACGGCGAAAGCGGATTTGGACGCGAAGGCTTGGAAACGGGCTTGGACGATATGACCCAATGGAAATGGGTGACTCTCGGCCCCTCAAATCCCTAG